The following coding sequences are from one Musa acuminata AAA Group cultivar baxijiao chromosome BXJ1-6, Cavendish_Baxijiao_AAA, whole genome shotgun sequence window:
- the LOC135676907 gene encoding tobamovirus multiplication protein 1-like isoform X2: MIASSLRGARGLRWQSLICHGPRKKIVLIMQIKWLLRIHLRNRQLGWTRQKIFHIMIGSSNIGYLAYFISTLVATCEGWKCWSHGCGFVLMVCPQILFLAAFLLLVSFWVDLCHQANDEEEDDDEHGCNEALLEKGMHKQNPLHVDSCRRCCFPRSVHVGSRQKFVILVIALTFVSMIAFAVLIWIGRGKNPIDSSLVARVYLYIFSVAMLLLGGVLACYGVLLFSKMSNVRSEMASTEMWKVASLAAVTVICFTSSAVLSLVTNIPLQVLSYWHLAPSDCLSSSAFIFLYYFIGSSVPSGFVLWIMREMPPRLVADSDRPAPSTIVTFIRERSTPTQNPQWRASVASSQNKGLKASPI; encoded by the exons ATGATTGCTTCTTCGCTCCGCGGTGCAAGAGGTCTTCGTTGGCAATCGCTAATTTGTCATGGACCGAGGAAAAAAATTGTACTTATCATGCAAATCAAATGG TTGTTGAGAATTCACTTACGAAATCGACAACTTGGCTGGACTCGGCAAAAG ATATTCCATATCATGATTGGCTCATCCAACATAG GATACCTGGCATACTTCATATCTACTCTTGTTGCTACTTGTGAGGGATGGAAGTGTTGGTCACATGGTTGTGGATTTGTCCTCATGG TTTGTCCTCAGATTCTCTTTCTAGCTGCATTCCTTCTGCTTGTGTCTTTCTG GGTTGATCTGTGCCATCAGGcaaatgatgaagaagaagatgatgatgaacatGGGTGTAATGAAGCTTTGTTGGAAAAGGGAATGCATAAACAAAATCCTCTTCATGTTGATAGCTGCAGGAGATGTTGCTTTCCTCGATCTGTTCATGTTGGAAGTCGACAAAAATTTGTAATCTTG GTGATTGCCCTGACTTTCGTTTCTATGATTGCTTTTGCTGTCTTGATATGGATTGGTAGAGGGAAAAATCCTATTGATTCTTCTCTTGTGGCTAGG gTTTATCTGTATATTTTTTCGGTAGCTATGCTCCTTCTAGGCGGTGTTTTGGCATGCTACG GGGTGCTGCTGTTCTCAAAGATGAGCAATGTACGATCTGAAATGGCATCAACTGAAATGTGGAAG gttgcaagtttgGCAGCTGTCACTGTTATATGTTTCACATCATCTGCTGTGCTATCTCTTGTTACTAATATTCCA TTGCAGGTTCTTTCGTATTGGCATTTGGCTCCTTCAGACTGCTTAAGCAGTTCTGCTTTTATATTTCTCTATTATTTTATAG GCTCATCAGTACCGTCAGGTTTTGTGTTATGGATTATGAGAGAAATGCCTCCTCGTCTTGTAGCTGATAGTGATAGACCAGCACCATCCACCATAGTAACTTTTATCAGAGAAAGAAGTACACCTACTCAAAATCCGCAGTGGAGGGCTAGTGTGGCATCCTCTCAGAATAAG GGTCTTAAAGCAAGCCCCATCTAG
- the LOC135676907 gene encoding uncharacterized protein LOC135676907 isoform X3, with protein MVVENSLTKSTTWLDSAKGYLAYFISTLVATCEGWKCWSHGCGFVLMVCPQILFLAAFLLLVSFWVDLCHQANDEEEDDDEHGCNEALLEKGMHKQNPLHVDSCRRCCFPRSVHVGSRQKFVILVIALTFVSMIAFAVLIWIGRGKNPIDSSLVARVYLYIFSVAMLLLGGVLACYGVLLFSKMSNVRSEMASTEMWKVASLAAVTVICFTSSAVLSLVTNIPLQVLSYWHLAPSDCLSSSAFIFLYYFIGSSVPSGFVLWIMREMPPRLVADSDRPAPSTIVTFIRERSTPTQNPQWRASVASSQNKGLKASPI; from the exons ATGG TTGTTGAGAATTCACTTACGAAATCGACAACTTGGCTGGACTCGGCAAAAG GATACCTGGCATACTTCATATCTACTCTTGTTGCTACTTGTGAGGGATGGAAGTGTTGGTCACATGGTTGTGGATTTGTCCTCATGG TTTGTCCTCAGATTCTCTTTCTAGCTGCATTCCTTCTGCTTGTGTCTTTCTG GGTTGATCTGTGCCATCAGGcaaatgatgaagaagaagatgatgatgaacatGGGTGTAATGAAGCTTTGTTGGAAAAGGGAATGCATAAACAAAATCCTCTTCATGTTGATAGCTGCAGGAGATGTTGCTTTCCTCGATCTGTTCATGTTGGAAGTCGACAAAAATTTGTAATCTTG GTGATTGCCCTGACTTTCGTTTCTATGATTGCTTTTGCTGTCTTGATATGGATTGGTAGAGGGAAAAATCCTATTGATTCTTCTCTTGTGGCTAGG gTTTATCTGTATATTTTTTCGGTAGCTATGCTCCTTCTAGGCGGTGTTTTGGCATGCTACG GGGTGCTGCTGTTCTCAAAGATGAGCAATGTACGATCTGAAATGGCATCAACTGAAATGTGGAAG gttgcaagtttgGCAGCTGTCACTGTTATATGTTTCACATCATCTGCTGTGCTATCTCTTGTTACTAATATTCCA TTGCAGGTTCTTTCGTATTGGCATTTGGCTCCTTCAGACTGCTTAAGCAGTTCTGCTTTTATATTTCTCTATTATTTTATAG GCTCATCAGTACCGTCAGGTTTTGTGTTATGGATTATGAGAGAAATGCCTCCTCGTCTTGTAGCTGATAGTGATAGACCAGCACCATCCACCATAGTAACTTTTATCAGAGAAAGAAGTACACCTACTCAAAATCCGCAGTGGAGGGCTAGTGTGGCATCCTCTCAGAATAAG GGTCTTAAAGCAAGCCCCATCTAG
- the LOC135676907 gene encoding tobamovirus multiplication protein 1-like isoform X1: MLSEGAAGRRRLPTEVVAAEAVLAAVDGAVAVVAFLQLLRIHLRNRQLGWTRQKIFHIMIGSSNIGYLAYFISTLVATCEGWKCWSHGCGFVLMVCPQILFLAAFLLLVSFWVDLCHQANDEEEDDDEHGCNEALLEKGMHKQNPLHVDSCRRCCFPRSVHVGSRQKFVILVIALTFVSMIAFAVLIWIGRGKNPIDSSLVARVYLYIFSVAMLLLGGVLACYGVLLFSKMSNVRSEMASTEMWKVASLAAVTVICFTSSAVLSLVTNIPLQVLSYWHLAPSDCLSSSAFIFLYYFIGSSVPSGFVLWIMREMPPRLVADSDRPAPSTIVTFIRERSTPTQNPQWRASVASSQNKGLKASPI, translated from the exons TTGTTGAGAATTCACTTACGAAATCGACAACTTGGCTGGACTCGGCAAAAG ATATTCCATATCATGATTGGCTCATCCAACATAG GATACCTGGCATACTTCATATCTACTCTTGTTGCTACTTGTGAGGGATGGAAGTGTTGGTCACATGGTTGTGGATTTGTCCTCATGG TTTGTCCTCAGATTCTCTTTCTAGCTGCATTCCTTCTGCTTGTGTCTTTCTG GGTTGATCTGTGCCATCAGGcaaatgatgaagaagaagatgatgatgaacatGGGTGTAATGAAGCTTTGTTGGAAAAGGGAATGCATAAACAAAATCCTCTTCATGTTGATAGCTGCAGGAGATGTTGCTTTCCTCGATCTGTTCATGTTGGAAGTCGACAAAAATTTGTAATCTTG GTGATTGCCCTGACTTTCGTTTCTATGATTGCTTTTGCTGTCTTGATATGGATTGGTAGAGGGAAAAATCCTATTGATTCTTCTCTTGTGGCTAGG gTTTATCTGTATATTTTTTCGGTAGCTATGCTCCTTCTAGGCGGTGTTTTGGCATGCTACG GGGTGCTGCTGTTCTCAAAGATGAGCAATGTACGATCTGAAATGGCATCAACTGAAATGTGGAAG gttgcaagtttgGCAGCTGTCACTGTTATATGTTTCACATCATCTGCTGTGCTATCTCTTGTTACTAATATTCCA TTGCAGGTTCTTTCGTATTGGCATTTGGCTCCTTCAGACTGCTTAAGCAGTTCTGCTTTTATATTTCTCTATTATTTTATAG GCTCATCAGTACCGTCAGGTTTTGTGTTATGGATTATGAGAGAAATGCCTCCTCGTCTTGTAGCTGATAGTGATAGACCAGCACCATCCACCATAGTAACTTTTATCAGAGAAAGAAGTACACCTACTCAAAATCCGCAGTGGAGGGCTAGTGTGGCATCCTCTCAGAATAAG GGTCTTAAAGCAAGCCCCATCTAG
- the LOC135676910 gene encoding WRKY transcription factor 71-like produces MSGERTEPYLHGHYDDLFSIFSQKPGDGRADGLQGFDHQMASHVLSPSDRLHGSPMDYLLLARGFDFSSSQPDDLVVGSRRSKTAPAGGSDGKTLVTPNFSTSSSSTELVGEEDSGPRETDQRKQEEEEEEKQADGGEEGPDEFKKANNPRRKKGEKREREPRFAFMTRSEVDHLEDGYRWRKYGQKAVKNSAYPRSYYRCTAQSCDVKKRVERSHQDPTVVITTYEGHHTHHSPVNVWGSTYSSSPSPAMPTNLRHDLLLQQAFPAGYTNPNMHLPRPPTPDYGLLQDIVTSFDHSSQR; encoded by the exons ATGTCCGGGGAGAGAACCGAGCCCTACCTCCATGGCCACTACGACGATCTCTTCTCCATCTTCTCCCAGAAGCCAGGCGATGGTAGAGCCGACGGTCTTCAAGGTTTCGATCATCAGATGGCGTCTCATGTCCTGAGCCCGAGTGACCGCTTGCATGGGTCGCCGATGGACTACCTCCTGCTAGCTCGAGGCTTCGATTTCTCGAGCTCGCAGCCAGATGATCTAGTGGTAGGTAGTCGCAGGAGCAAGACCGCTCCGGCCGGGGGAAGCGATGGGAAGACTCTGGTGACGCCCAACTTTTCCACGTCTTCGTCATCGACGGAGCTGGTGGGCGAAGAAGACTCGGGGCCTCGCGAGACGGATCAGCGGaagcaggaggaggaagaggaggagaagcaggcGGATGGGGGTGAAGAAGGGCCTGACGAGTTCAAGAAAGC GAACAATCCAAggaggaagaaaggagagaagagGGAAAGGGAGCCCCGGTTTGCGTTCATGACCAGGAGTGAGGTGGATCACCTGGAAGATGGCTATCGGTGGAGGAAGTACGGCCAGAAGGCAGTCAAGAACAGCGCTTATCCAAG AAGCTACTACCGATGCACAGCCCAAAGTTGCGATGTGAAGAAGAGAGTGGAGAGATCACACCAGGATCCAACAGTCGTGATCACCACCTACGAAGGGCACCACACTCATCACAGTCCTGTGAACGTCTGGGGCAGCACATACTCGTCGTCACCCTCACCGGCGATGCCGACGAACCTTCGCCACGACCTTCTGTTGCAGCAAGCCTTCCCAGCGGGATACACGAACCCTAATATGCATTTGCCAAGGCCACCAACTCCGGACTATGGTCTCTTGCAGGACATTGTTACCTCCTTCGATCACAGCAGCCAACGATAG
- the LOC135676911 gene encoding mitogen-activated protein kinase 10-like: MQQDQRKKNSPELDFFSEYGDANRYKIQEVIGKGSYGVVCSAIDTHTGEKVAIKKIHDIFEHISDAVRILREIKLLRLLRHPDIVEIKHIVLPPSRREFKDIYVVFELMESDLHQVIKANDDLTREHYQFFLYQLLRALKYIHTANVYHRDLKPKNILANANCKLKICDFGLARAAFSDTPTTIFWTDYVATRWYRAPELCGSFFSKYTPAIDIWSIGCIFAEVLTGKPLFPGKNVVHQLDLMTDLLGTPSLDTISRVRNEKARRYLGSMRKKQPVPFAQKFPNADPLALKLLERLLAFDPKDRPTAEEALADPYFKGLAKVEREPSCQPITKMEFEFERRRLTKEDIRELIFREILEYHPQLLQDYINGTERTNFLYPSAVDQFRKQFAHLEENGGKNGPVIPLDRKHVSLPRSTVVHSTTTPPTDQPNMSSSRDRQGTDEACKNTRDIEKSYGSIARASQVAQRISTARPGKVVGPVMPYESGCVKDAYDPRRYIRNAVLPQQPVIPPAYCHHSSAGNLEADRESMQHKSPQPCMPGKVSPDIALDMRASPFYLSAATAEPAERNTVAASLLQVKSPFNGIVAAAGAGAGHRNVGTVQFGMTSMY, from the exons ATGCAGCAAGATCAGCGGAAAAAG AATTCACCAGAATTGGACTTTTTCAGTGAATATGGGGATGCCAATAGATACAAAATTCAGGAGGTTATTGGCAAAGGTAGCTACGGAGTGGTTTGTTCAGCAATTGATACACATACTGGCGAGAAGGTGGCAATCAAGAAGATACATGATATTTTTGAACACATCTCTGATGCTGTTAGAATCCTTCGTGAGATCAAACTTCTTCGTCTTCTAAGACATCCTGATATAGTGGAGATAAAGCACATTGTATTGCCACCGTCAAGGAGGGAATTCAAAGATATTTATGTTGTTTTTGAGCTCATGGAGTCAGATCTTCACCAAGTTATCAAGGCAAATGATGACTTAACAAGAGAACATTATCAGTTTTTTCTTTATCAGCTGCTTCGTGCACTAAAATATATCCACACAG CTAATGTGTATCATCGTGATTTAAAGCCAAAAAACATATTAGCAAATGCAAACTGCAAACTGAAAATTTGTGACTTTGGACTAGCAAGAGCCGCATTTAGTGATACACCCACAACAATATTTTGGACG GATTATGTCGCAACCAGGTGGTATAGGGCTCCTGAGTTATGTGGATCATTCTTTTCAAAG TATACCCCTGCTATCGATATTTGGAGCATTGGTTGCATTTTTGCTGAGGTATTGACAGGCAAGCCTCTTTTCCCTGGCAAAAATGTGGTTCATCAGTTGGATTTGATGACTGATCTTCTGGGGACACCTTCCTTAGACACAATTTCTAGG GTCCGGAATGAGAAGGCAAGGAGGTACTTGGGCAGCATGAGGAAAAAACAGCCTGTACCATTTGCACAAAAGTTCCCAAATGCAGATCCTTTGGCATTGAAACTTCTAGAGAGGCTTTTAGCATTTGACCCTAAGGACCGGCCAACAGCTGAAGAG GCATTGGCTGATCCGTATTTTAAAGGTCTTGCCAAGGTAGAGAGAGAACCATCTTGCCAGCCAATCACAAAGATGGAGTTTGAGTTCGAGCGACGAAGGTTGACCAAAGAGGACATACGAGAACTTATCTTCCGTGAGATATTAGAATATCATCCTCAGTTGCTCCAGGACTACATTAATGGAACTGAAAGGACGAACTTCCTATATCCTAG TGCTGTTGATCAGTTTAGAAAGCAATTTGCTCACCTCGAGGAGAATGGCGGTAAAAATGGGCCTGTAATTCCATTAGACAGGAAGCATGTTTCTCTCCCTAG GTCTACGGTGGTTCACTCTACAACCACCCCCCCAACCGACCAACCAAACATGAGTTCTTCGAGAGATAGGCAAGGCACAGATGAGGCATGCAAGAACACTCGAGACATCGAAAAGTCATACGGAAGCATAGCAAGGGCTTCACAGGTGGCACAAAGGATTTCTACTG CTAGACCAGGAAAAGTTGTTGGTCCGGTGATGCCATACGAAAGTGGATGTGTGAAGGATGCTTATGATCCAAGACGGTACATCAGGAATGCAGTTCTTCCGCAGCAACCTGTCATTCCTCCAGCATACTGTCATCACAGTAGTGCAGGAAACTTGGAGGCTGATCGGGAATCCATGCAGCATAAGTCGCCCCAACCATGCATGCCCGGGAAGGTGTCTCCAGACATAGCTCTTGACATGAGAGCTTCCCCCTTCTATCTCTCAGCAGCCACGGCTGAGCCAGCCGAGAGGAACACTGTGGCGGCAAGCCTGTTGCAGGTGAAATCCCCCTTCAATGGGATTGTCGCAGCTGCTGGTGCTGGTGCTGGTCATAGAAATGTTGGCACCGTTCAGTTCGGCATGACAAGCATGTACTAA
- the LOC135676912 gene encoding solanesyl-diphosphate synthase 2, chloroplastic-like produces the protein MLSLTCPSVDLCQSGCLGRRRLRPLQMSGSRRRGGVRCMVSTTRHDVPSAGEVRSVTAESRSERVQVSSLLEVVSGDMKMLNENLKSIIGAENPVLISAAEQIFGAGGKRLRPALVFLVSRATAQIDGIRELTMQHRRLAEIIEMIHTASLIHDDVLDDSGMRRGKETIHQTYGTRVAVLAGDFMFAQSSWYLANLENIEVIKLISQVIKDFASGEIKQASSLFDCDLTLEDYLLKSYYKTASLIASSAKSAAIFSSVSTSICEQMFEYGKNLGLSFQVVDDILDFTQSTEQLGKPAGSDLSKGNLTAPVIFALEKEPKLREIIDSEFSEAGSLDTAIELILECGGLSRAQELAKQKADLAIQKLQCLPESEYRNSLEGIVKYNLERID, from the exons ATGTTATCGCTGACGTGCCCGAGCGTGGATCTTTGCCAAAGCGGCTGTCTCGGCCGGCGGCGGCTGAGGCCGCTGCAGATGTCCGGCTCGAGGCGCAGAGGTGGTGTTCGGTGCATGGTCTCAACGACGCGGCATG ATGTTCCGAGCGCAGGAGAGGTCAGGAGTGTGACCGCTGAATCCAGAAGTGAACGCGTCCAAGTTTCTTCGTTGCTCGAAGTGGTTTCTGGCGACATGAAGATGCTAAATGAGAACCTAAAGTCG ATCATTGGTGCAGAAAATCCAGTTCTAATATCTGCAGCAGAACAAATATTTGGTGCTGGTGGAAAGAGGCTGCGGCCAGCTCTTGTCTTCCTAGTGTCAAGGGCCACTGCTCAAATAGATGGCATAAG GGAACTGACTATGCAACACCGACGTCTAGCAGAGATAATAGAGATGATCCATACAGCAAGTTTAATACATGATGATGTGCTCGACGACAGCGGGATGCGAAGAG GGAAAGAAACCATTCATCAAACTTATGGGACGCGAGTGGCTGTACTAGCAGGAGACTTCATGTTTGCACAATCTTCTTGGTACCTTGCGAATCTTGAAAATATTGAAGTCATAAAGCTCATAAGTCAA GTTATCAAGGATTTTGCTAGTGGTGAAATAAAGCAAGCGTCAAGCCTTTTTGATTGTGACCTTACTCTTGAAGATTATTTGCTTAAGAGCTACTACAAGACTGCATCTTTAATTGCATCAAGCGCAAAGTCTGCTGCTATATTCAGCAGTGTCAGCACTAGTATATGCGAACAAATGTTTGAATATGGAAAGAACCTCGGTCTCTCCTTCCAGGTAGTCGATGACATTTTGGACTTCACCCAGTCAACAGAACAGCTGGGGAAGCCTGCAGGCAGTGACCTATCAAAAGGGAATCTGACTGCCCCAGTTATATTTGCTCTAGAAAAGGAGCCAAAACTCAGAGAAATTATCGACTCCGAGTTCAGTGAAGCTGGTTCCTTAGACACCGCAATAGAATTGATTCTTGAATGTGGTGGGCTCAGTAGGGCTCAAGAACTAGCAAAACAGAAAGCCGATTTGGCTATCCAAAAGCTCCAGTGCCTTCCTGAGAGCGAGTATAGAAACTCGCTCGAAGGAATTGTGAAATATAATCTTGAACGGATCGACTAG
- the LOC103989204 gene encoding uncharacterized protein LOC103989204 isoform X1 → MSDMNVDEPVKQDEENAMPSSQQEEVAIKKKYGGILPKKPPLISKDHERAYFDSADWALGKQGGHAQKPKGPVEALRPKLQPTPQQQVRSRRSSYASSDNEDGGNLVTEDMNDDDNNNNQ, encoded by the exons ATGTCagacatgaatgttgatgaacctGTGAAACAAGATGAGGAGAATGCCATGCCATCATCTCAACAAGAG GAGGTGGCGATTAAGAAAAAGTACGGAGGAATCTTACCCAAAAAACCACCACTCATATCCAAG GACCATGAACGGGCTTACTTCGACTCAGCGGACTGGGCTTTAGGAAAG CAGGGAGGGCATGCTCAGAAGCCCAAAGGACCAGTTGAGGCACTCCGACCAAAGTTGCAG cctaCACCTCAGCAGCAAGTACGTTCCCGTCGCTCATCCTACGCATCTAGCGACAATGAAG ATGGGGGAAACCTTGTTACCGAGGACATGAATGATgacgacaacaacaacaatcaGTGA
- the LOC103989204 gene encoding uncharacterized protein LOC103989204 isoform X2 → MSDMNVDEPVKQDEENAMPSSQQEEVAIKKKYGGILPKKPPLISKDHERAYFDSADWALGKGGHAQKPKGPVEALRPKLQPTPQQQVRSRRSSYASSDNEDGGNLVTEDMNDDDNNNNQ, encoded by the exons ATGTCagacatgaatgttgatgaacctGTGAAACAAGATGAGGAGAATGCCATGCCATCATCTCAACAAGAG GAGGTGGCGATTAAGAAAAAGTACGGAGGAATCTTACCCAAAAAACCACCACTCATATCCAAG GACCATGAACGGGCTTACTTCGACTCAGCGGACTGGGCTTTAGGAAAG GGAGGGCATGCTCAGAAGCCCAAAGGACCAGTTGAGGCACTCCGACCAAAGTTGCAG cctaCACCTCAGCAGCAAGTACGTTCCCGTCGCTCATCCTACGCATCTAGCGACAATGAAG ATGGGGGAAACCTTGTTACCGAGGACATGAATGATgacgacaacaacaacaatcaGTGA